The proteins below are encoded in one region of Kineococcus mangrovi:
- a CDS encoding MetQ/NlpA family ABC transporter substrate-binding protein, which produces MSNAPVLPDKPKRRGLLVGVIAAIAVVIVVVVAVVLSTRDDTATTAASGGGEAQTVTIGVADKSLPYWSTYTELAKSKLNVDVELVNFSDYTLPNPALEQGELDLNQFQHIQYLANYNVEAGDDLQPIGATAVYPLPLYSLTAKSASELPADAKVAIPNDAINEARGLLVLQEAGLVTLKDGGTAFSTTNDIESGKVEVVPVSADQTASALQSGSVAAAIVNNNYATAAKLPTDDIIVQDDAKSAAAAPYVNIFTARKADATNETYLQLAQLWHDPAVQEVFLQDNPTAIVEDTPAADLQAELTEVEADAKAAKGK; this is translated from the coding sequence GTGTCCAACGCCCCCGTCCTGCCCGACAAGCCCAAGCGCCGCGGCCTCCTCGTCGGCGTCATCGCCGCGATCGCCGTCGTGATCGTCGTGGTCGTCGCCGTCGTCCTGAGCACCCGGGACGACACCGCCACCACCGCGGCGAGCGGCGGCGGTGAGGCGCAGACCGTCACGATCGGTGTCGCGGACAAGTCGCTGCCGTACTGGAGCACCTACACCGAGCTCGCGAAGTCGAAGCTGAACGTCGACGTCGAGCTCGTCAACTTCTCCGACTACACCCTGCCGAACCCGGCGCTGGAGCAGGGCGAGCTGGATCTCAACCAGTTCCAGCACATCCAGTACCTGGCGAACTACAACGTCGAGGCCGGTGACGACCTGCAACCCATCGGGGCCACCGCCGTCTACCCGCTGCCGCTGTACTCCCTCACCGCGAAGTCCGCCTCGGAACTGCCCGCCGACGCGAAGGTCGCGATCCCCAACGACGCCATCAACGAGGCCCGTGGCCTGCTCGTGCTGCAGGAGGCCGGTCTGGTGACGCTGAAGGACGGCGGCACGGCGTTCTCCACGACGAACGACATCGAGTCCGGCAAGGTCGAGGTCGTCCCCGTGTCCGCGGACCAGACCGCGAGCGCGCTGCAGAGCGGTTCGGTCGCCGCCGCGATCGTCAACAACAACTACGCCACGGCCGCGAAGCTGCCGACCGACGACATCATCGTCCAGGACGACGCGAAGTCGGCCGCCGCGGCGCCGTACGTCAACATCTTCACGGCCCGCAAGGCCGACGCCACGAACGAGACGTACCTGCAGCTGGCCCAGCTGTGGCACGACCCGGCCGTGCAGGAGGTGTTCCTGCAGGACAACCCGACCGCGATCGTCGAGGACACCCCGGCCGCCGACCTGCAGGCGGAACTGACCGAGGTCGAGGCCGACGCGAAGGCCGCCAAGGGCAAGTGA
- a CDS encoding TetR/AcrR family transcriptional regulator, translating into MPLPPDGRRAEVARANRSAVVHAARRLFAAQGYFQTTVEQIARAAGVAPATVYATTGGKQGLLLELVEAWATTPAVRESLEGVARCRRVEDAVSELASGVRRVRDEWGDVIEVVLATAPHEPSVAALLVDVRHRYEADVGACVTRIVDLTARPQAHRQVMDVLWFYFGFHGYALLVDDRGWDSGQAELWLVRQASRAVEDALADPAPDPGRATPPAGAAPARLRQWPT; encoded by the coding sequence GTGCCCCTGCCGCCCGACGGTCGCCGCGCCGAGGTCGCCCGCGCGAACCGCAGCGCCGTCGTGCACGCCGCTCGCCGCCTCTTCGCCGCGCAGGGCTACTTCCAGACCACGGTCGAGCAGATCGCCCGGGCGGCCGGTGTCGCCCCCGCGACGGTCTACGCGACCACCGGGGGGAAGCAGGGGCTGCTGCTCGAGCTCGTCGAGGCGTGGGCGACCACCCCGGCGGTCCGCGAGTCCCTCGAGGGCGTCGCGCGCTGCCGCCGCGTCGAGGACGCCGTCTCCGAGCTGGCCTCGGGGGTGCGTCGCGTGCGCGACGAGTGGGGCGACGTCATCGAGGTCGTCCTGGCGACGGCGCCGCACGAACCCTCCGTCGCGGCCCTCCTCGTCGACGTCCGGCACCGGTACGAGGCCGACGTGGGGGCCTGCGTCACCCGGATCGTCGACCTGACGGCCAGGCCGCAGGCCCACCGCCAGGTCATGGACGTCCTGTGGTTCTACTTCGGCTTCCACGGGTACGCGCTGCTCGTGGACGACCGGGGCTGGGACAGCGGGCAGGCCGAGCTGTGGCTCGTCCGGCAGGCGTCGCGGGCCGTCGAGGACGCCCTCGCCGACCCGGCGCCCGACCCGGGCCGGGCGACACCGCCGGCGGGCGCGGCACCTGCGCGGCTGCGACAGTGGCCGACGTGA
- a CDS encoding methionine ABC transporter ATP-binding protein: MSALISLTDVSKTFDRRGGKTVTAVDGVSLEVAEGEVLAVIGYSGAGKSTLVRLINALERPTSGSVRVAGQDLTRLSEGELRAARSRIGMIFQQFNLFRSRTVAGNVGYPLKVAGVAKDERDRRTAELLDFVGLLDRAHAYPEQLSGGQKQRVGIARALATNPPLLLCDEATSALDPETTTEVLSLLRRVNTELGVTIVVITHEMEAVRQIADRVVVMEQGRVVEVGDVYDVFSDPKTPAAQRFVRSATHDRPSADTLARLRTHHPGRLVSVRITDEPGLQQRIDAVFRDHGTTAELVYGGVSEVRERRAGSLTYELTGTPDAVDAASAALRSAGVHVVEEV; encoded by the coding sequence GTGAGCGCGCTCATCTCGCTGACGGACGTCAGCAAGACCTTCGACCGTCGTGGCGGCAAGACCGTCACGGCGGTCGACGGCGTCTCCCTCGAGGTCGCCGAGGGCGAGGTCCTCGCCGTCATCGGGTACTCGGGAGCGGGCAAGTCCACCCTGGTCCGGCTCATCAACGCGCTGGAGAGACCCACGTCGGGCAGCGTCCGCGTCGCCGGGCAGGACCTCACGAGGTTGTCCGAGGGGGAACTGCGCGCGGCCCGGTCCCGCATCGGGATGATCTTCCAGCAGTTCAACCTGTTCCGGTCCCGGACCGTCGCCGGGAACGTCGGCTACCCGTTGAAGGTCGCGGGGGTCGCGAAGGACGAGCGCGACCGGCGCACCGCCGAACTCCTCGACTTCGTGGGGTTGCTCGACCGCGCCCACGCCTACCCCGAGCAGTTGTCGGGCGGGCAGAAGCAGCGCGTCGGGATCGCCCGCGCGCTGGCGACGAACCCGCCGCTGCTGCTGTGCGACGAGGCGACGAGCGCGCTGGACCCCGAGACGACGACCGAGGTGCTCTCGCTGCTGCGCCGGGTGAACACCGAACTCGGCGTCACCATCGTCGTCATCACCCACGAGATGGAGGCCGTGCGGCAGATCGCCGACCGCGTCGTCGTGATGGAACAGGGCCGGGTCGTCGAGGTCGGGGACGTCTACGACGTCTTCTCGGACCCGAAGACCCCTGCGGCGCAGCGTTTCGTGCGCAGCGCCACGCACGACCGCCCGTCGGCGGACACGCTGGCGCGCCTGCGCACCCACCACCCCGGCCGGCTCGTGAGCGTCCGCATCACCGACGAACCGGGACTTCAGCAACGGATCGACGCCGTCTTCCGGGACCACGGGACCACCGCCGAACTGGTGTACGGCGGGGTCTCGGAGGTCCGCGAGCGGCGGGCCGGTTCCCTCACCTACGAACTGACCGGTACCCCCGATGCGGTCGACGCGGCCTCGGCCGCGCTGCGGTCCGCCGGGGTCCACGTGGTCGAGGAGGTCTGA
- a CDS encoding OsmC family protein — translation MDSTELRALQKPLKDSYREDPAKALVPAKAVAVLDGQSIGVSVDGFAGTTRAGLHPAAGGDGTEACSADMLCEAVAACAGVTLRSVATAMGVELRNASVTAEAHWDARGTLGVAREVPVGITDVTITFDFTSDADEATEQKMITLAERYCVIAQTLQTPPKVTVQRA, via the coding sequence GTGGATTCGACCGAACTGAGGGCCCTGCAGAAGCCGTTGAAGGACTCCTACCGGGAGGATCCGGCCAAGGCGCTGGTGCCGGCCAAGGCCGTCGCCGTGCTGGACGGGCAGTCCATCGGCGTCTCCGTCGACGGGTTCGCCGGGACGACCCGCGCGGGTCTGCACCCCGCCGCCGGGGGTGACGGCACCGAGGCCTGCTCGGCCGACATGCTCTGCGAGGCCGTCGCCGCGTGCGCCGGGGTGACGCTGCGCAGCGTCGCGACGGCGATGGGCGTGGAGCTGCGGAACGCGTCCGTGACCGCCGAGGCCCACTGGGACGCCCGCGGCACCCTCGGCGTGGCCAGGGAGGTGCCCGTCGGGATCACCGACGTGACCATCACCTTCGACTTCACCTCCGACGCCGACGAGGCGACCGAGCAGAAGATGATCACCCTGGCCGAGCGCTACTGCGTCATCGCCCAGACGCTGCAGACCCCGCCGAAGGTCACCGTCCAGCGCGCCTGA
- a CDS encoding amidohydrolase: MIEVTERGSGSPGRDVAVVGGDVLTLTPQWRGGSVPATVLVRDGRIAAVGPDVPVPAGVPVVDATGRWVLPGLVDPHTHLGVHAEGEGWHGADVNEKGEPRGARLRTWDGVDPADRGFVDALATGVTTVAVLPGSANVVGGQTSALKTWGATVDAMLLRAPLGVKSALGENPKKNSSGGRGPGTRMGVAAALRDAFATARRFADDRDRAAAAGGRPGPVTGADRDAEVLARVLDGELLWHQHAHRADDIATAVRLADEFGYRLVLNHVTEGHRVLDLLRGRGLPAVVGPLLTSRSKPELRHRSLAVPGLLAGAGLQVALTTDHPVVPIQFLPVSAAFAVKEGMDPDEALRALTLNPAVILGLDDRVGSLAPGLDGDVVVWSGNPLDVMSRAVHVVLGGRSVYRWDGRGEVLGHDGAWSPV, from the coding sequence GTGATCGAGGTGACCGAGCGAGGCAGCGGCTCCCCGGGACGTGACGTCGCCGTCGTCGGGGGCGACGTCCTCACCCTGACCCCGCAGTGGCGCGGCGGTTCCGTCCCCGCGACCGTCCTCGTCCGCGACGGGCGCATCGCCGCCGTGGGTCCCGACGTCCCCGTGCCCGCGGGCGTCCCCGTCGTCGACGCCACCGGCCGCTGGGTCCTGCCCGGTCTCGTCGACCCCCACACCCACCTCGGCGTCCACGCCGAGGGTGAGGGCTGGCACGGCGCGGACGTCAACGAGAAGGGCGAACCCCGCGGGGCCCGCCTGCGCACGTGGGACGGCGTCGACCCCGCCGACCGGGGTTTCGTCGACGCCCTCGCCACCGGTGTCACGACCGTCGCCGTCCTGCCCGGCTCGGCGAACGTCGTCGGGGGTCAGACGAGCGCCCTGAAGACCTGGGGAGCCACCGTCGACGCCATGCTGCTGCGCGCGCCGCTGGGGGTGAAGAGCGCGCTGGGGGAGAACCCCAAGAAGAACTCCTCGGGTGGGCGGGGCCCCGGCACCCGGATGGGGGTGGCCGCGGCCCTACGCGACGCCTTCGCCACCGCGCGGCGGTTCGCGGACGACCGCGACCGTGCCGCCGCGGCCGGGGGACGGCCCGGCCCGGTGACGGGGGCCGACCGCGACGCGGAGGTGCTCGCCCGCGTCCTGGACGGGGAACTGCTGTGGCACCAGCACGCCCACCGCGCCGACGACATCGCGACCGCGGTGCGGCTCGCCGACGAGTTCGGCTACCGGCTCGTCCTCAACCACGTCACCGAGGGCCACCGCGTCCTGGACCTGCTGCGCGGGCGCGGACTGCCGGCCGTCGTCGGGCCGCTGCTGACCTCCCGGTCCAAACCCGAGTTGCGGCACCGCTCCCTCGCGGTCCCCGGGCTGCTCGCCGGGGCGGGCCTGCAGGTGGCGCTGACGACCGACCACCCCGTCGTCCCGATCCAGTTCCTGCCCGTCTCGGCCGCGTTCGCGGTCAAGGAGGGCATGGACCCCGACGAGGCGCTGCGCGCCCTCACGCTCAACCCCGCCGTCATCCTCGGTCTCGACGACCGCGTCGGCTCCCTCGCCCCCGGCCTCGACGGCGACGTCGTCGTGTGGTCCGGGAACCCCCTGGACGTGATGTCCCGCGCGGTCCACGTCGTCCTGGGCGGTCGGTCGGTCTACCGGTGGGACGGGCGGGGCGAGGTCCTCGGGCACGACGGCGCGTGGAGCCCGGTGTGA
- a CDS encoding diacylglycerol/lipid kinase family protein, protein MSDQENRDGQHGRSYLALVNAAAGSARPDAVDAVVGELGRAGDVELRRTGSLDELRESLLGAEGRRVVLLGGDGSLHAALQLLWDAHRTWDVGPLGVVPLGTGNDLARSLRLPLDPVAAARVVTTGRPRELELLVDSQDRITVNTVHAGIGASATATAQRLKKGLKALAYPVGAAWAGVSAGRGFRLRVQVDGQVVAPGPEPVLLVGIGIGGTIGGGAPLVPGADPHDGVADVVLSTSTGPLARLGFAAGLRRGVHVERQDVTTATGKVVEITAESGSFRLNSDGEVTGPQTSERFEMHADVWRVVCP, encoded by the coding sequence GTGAGCGACCAGGAGAACCGGGACGGGCAGCACGGCCGGAGCTACCTCGCCCTCGTCAACGCCGCGGCCGGGTCGGCGCGCCCCGACGCCGTGGACGCCGTGGTCGGTGAGCTCGGCCGTGCCGGGGACGTCGAGCTGCGCCGCACCGGCAGCCTCGACGAGCTGCGCGAGTCGCTGCTGGGCGCCGAGGGCCGCCGCGTCGTCCTCCTGGGCGGTGACGGTTCCCTGCACGCCGCGCTGCAGCTGCTCTGGGACGCGCACCGGACGTGGGACGTGGGCCCGCTGGGGGTCGTGCCGCTCGGCACCGGCAACGACCTCGCCCGGTCGCTGCGGCTGCCGCTGGACCCGGTCGCCGCGGCCCGAGTCGTCACGACGGGACGCCCGCGTGAGCTCGAACTGCTCGTCGACTCCCAGGACCGGATCACCGTCAACACCGTCCACGCCGGGATCGGGGCGTCCGCGACGGCGACCGCGCAGCGGCTCAAGAAAGGGCTGAAGGCGCTGGCCTACCCCGTCGGTGCCGCCTGGGCCGGGGTCAGCGCGGGCCGGGGGTTCCGGTTGCGCGTGCAGGTCGACGGGCAGGTCGTCGCCCCGGGACCCGAGCCCGTCCTCCTGGTCGGCATCGGCATCGGCGGCACCATCGGCGGCGGAGCCCCGCTCGTGCCGGGCGCCGACCCGCACGACGGGGTGGCCGACGTCGTGCTGAGCACGTCCACGGGTCCGCTCGCCCGGCTCGGGTTCGCGGCCGGCCTGCGCCGCGGGGTCCACGTCGAGCGCCAGGACGTCACCACGGCGACGGGGAAGGTCGTGGAGATCACCGCCGAGTCGGGGTCTTTCCGGCTGAACTCCGACGGGGAGGTCACCGGCCCCCAGACGTCGGAGCGCTTCGAGATGCACGCCGACGTCTGGCGGGTGGTGTGCCCCTGA
- a CDS encoding DUF7711 family protein, with the protein MKWTTALRTLEDVAERCAHVHRQPAGIVTLRVTEAWVHGPLLGPRREELPDADAVRVALVTSAAEEDCAAGTRPPVAGHWLAASGLGTKPVVLRFRSAQAPVWNHVVDRPVRFWTAEEGPDHDVLVQLRAGDGESLRPPAPSPAELVERLERELRVSRGALRRTATEYDEKRWAPGSPKKRGDALADAALGLLAVEDALERARATLPG; encoded by the coding sequence GTGAAGTGGACGACCGCCCTGCGCACCCTCGAGGACGTCGCCGAGCGCTGCGCGCACGTGCACCGCCAGCCCGCCGGGATCGTGACGCTCCGGGTCACCGAGGCGTGGGTGCACGGCCCCCTGCTCGGCCCCCGCCGCGAGGAGCTGCCGGACGCCGACGCCGTGCGGGTCGCGCTCGTGACGAGCGCGGCCGAGGAGGACTGCGCGGCCGGCACCCGGCCGCCCGTGGCCGGGCACTGGCTCGCGGCGTCGGGGCTGGGGACGAAACCGGTCGTCCTGCGGTTCCGGTCCGCGCAGGCCCCCGTGTGGAACCACGTCGTCGACCGCCCGGTGCGGTTCTGGACGGCCGAGGAGGGTCCGGACCACGACGTCCTCGTGCAGCTGCGCGCGGGCGACGGGGAGTCGCTGCGCCCGCCGGCCCCCTCCCCCGCCGAGCTCGTCGAGCGCCTGGAGCGCGAACTGCGGGTGAGCCGCGGGGCGTTGCGCCGCACCGCGACCGAGTACGACGAGAAGCGCTGGGCACCGGGGTCGCCGAAGAAGCGGGGCGACGCCCTCGCCGACGCGGCCCTGGGGCTGCTCGCGGTCGAGGACGCGCTGGAGCGGGCCCGGGCTACCCTGCCCGGGTGA
- a CDS encoding methionine ABC transporter permease: MDFSGFVDTLGVFRTAIWQTLFMAVVSLVASGVIGLVLGTALYATRPGNLFGNRFVFGLIGFVVNLVRPIPFIIFLAAITPLQIAAVGTTIGTTAVTFAISLAAAFAVARIVEQSLVNVDPGVVEAARAVGASRLSILVGVVIPEGLGPLILGYTFIFIGIVDMTAQAGLVGGGGLGDYAITYGKQRYDYGIIYVAVAAIVVIVQVGQVVGNRLARSVMRR; this comes from the coding sequence GTGGACTTCAGCGGGTTCGTCGACACCCTCGGCGTGTTCAGGACCGCGATCTGGCAGACGCTGTTCATGGCGGTCGTCTCGCTCGTCGCCTCCGGCGTCATCGGGCTCGTCCTCGGGACGGCGCTGTACGCGACGCGGCCGGGCAACCTGTTCGGCAACCGGTTCGTCTTCGGGCTCATCGGGTTCGTCGTGAACCTGGTGCGCCCCATCCCGTTCATCATCTTCCTCGCCGCGATCACCCCGCTGCAGATCGCGGCCGTCGGGACGACGATCGGCACGACGGCGGTGACGTTCGCGATCTCGTTGGCCGCGGCGTTCGCGGTGGCCCGCATCGTCGAGCAGAGCCTGGTGAACGTCGACCCGGGCGTCGTCGAGGCGGCCCGCGCCGTGGGGGCCTCGCGGCTGTCGATCCTCGTCGGCGTCGTCATCCCCGAGGGCCTCGGCCCGCTCATCCTGGGCTACACGTTCATCTTCATCGGCATCGTCGACATGACGGCGCAGGCCGGTCTCGTCGGCGGCGGTGGGCTGGGCGACTACGCCATCACGTACGGCAAGCAGCGCTACGACTACGGGATCATCTACGTCGCCGTCGCGGCGATCGTCGTCATCGTGCAGGTGGGGCAGGTCGTGGGCAACCGCCTCGCGCGCAGCGTCATGCGCCGCTGA
- a CDS encoding DUF1737 domain-containing protein, which produces MSEEKLSYRLLTGPDDRSFCEKVSAALADGYVLFGGPSLTTTDGRTVAAQAVVLPHVHRS; this is translated from the coding sequence GTGAGCGAGGAGAAGCTGAGCTACCGCCTGCTGACCGGCCCCGACGACCGCTCGTTCTGCGAGAAGGTCAGCGCCGCCCTCGCCGACGGGTACGTCCTGTTCGGCGGCCCCTCGCTCACCACGACCGACGGGCGGACGGTCGCCGCGCAGGCCGTCGTGCTCCCCCACGTGCACCGGTCCTGA